From a single Thermoanaerobacterales bacterium genomic region:
- a CDS encoding XTP/dITP diphosphatase has translation MRRLVLATRNAGKVRELASILGPLGVDVVSLADYPGLPEIPEEGETFEANAVFKAREVARLTGETALADDSGLDVDALGGAPGVHSARFAGEPKDDAANNAKLLRLLEGIPPEKRTARFRCVVALATPEGEVYTAEGVSEGVILDKPRGENGFGYDPLFYVPSLGRTFAELDMDAKNRISHRGRALAQVAGLVRRVLCDR, from the coding sequence GTGCGGCGTTTAGTTTTGGCGACCAGGAACGCGGGGAAGGTCCGGGAACTGGCTTCCATCCTCGGGCCGCTGGGGGTGGATGTGGTTTCCCTGGCCGACTATCCCGGTCTGCCGGAAATCCCGGAAGAGGGCGAGACCTTCGAGGCCAACGCCGTCTTCAAGGCACGGGAAGTCGCCCGGCTTACGGGGGAGACCGCGCTCGCCGACGACTCCGGCCTGGATGTCGACGCCCTGGGCGGTGCGCCGGGAGTTCATTCCGCCCGCTTCGCCGGCGAGCCGAAAGACGATGCGGCCAACAACGCCAAGTTGCTGCGCCTGCTGGAGGGGATACCCCCCGAAAAGCGTACCGCCCGCTTCCGCTGCGTGGTCGCGCTGGCCACCCCGGAGGGGGAGGTATACACGGCCGAAGGGGTCAGCGAAGGTGTAATCCTGGACAAACCCCGGGGAGAAAACGGCTTCGGATACGACCCCCTCTTCTACGTTCCGTCCCTTGGCCGGACCTTCGCCGAGTTGGATATGGACGCCAAGAACAGGATCAGCCACCGGGGAAGGGCCCTGGCCCAGGTGGCAGGCCTGGTTCGGCGCGTGCTGTGTGACCGTTGA
- a CDS encoding MOSC domain-containing protein, with product MAGKVVGVCISEKRGTAKKNVGRGYLRAGLGLEGDGHAGTFKEVSLAMAESARRLAGEHNLEAVPGDFAENILIEGIDLRTVTVGQRLRVGAALLEVVQIGKDVQPHHYSFHGLRLLPTEGVFCRVLGSGPVAVGDPVELVTGA from the coding sequence ATGGCCGGAAAGGTTGTCGGGGTCTGCATCAGTGAGAAACGCGGGACGGCGAAAAAGAACGTGGGGCGGGGCTACCTCCGCGCGGGCTTGGGCCTGGAGGGAGACGGCCACGCCGGCACCTTTAAGGAAGTCAGCCTGGCAATGGCGGAGAGCGCCCGTCGTCTGGCCGGGGAACACAACCTGGAGGCGGTGCCGGGAGACTTCGCCGAGAATATCCTTATCGAAGGGATCGATCTCAGGACGGTCACGGTCGGTCAGCGCCTGCGTGTCGGGGCCGCTCTGTTAGAGGTGGTCCAGATCGGCAAGGATGTGCAGCCGCACCACTACTCCTTTCACGGTTTGCGGCTCCTTCCCACGGAGGGTGTCTTCTGCCGTGTCCTGGGAAGCGGTCCGGTCGCCGTCGGGGATCCCGTGGAACTGGTGACCGGGGCATAA
- a CDS encoding TerC family protein has translation MLETLAAIGSIVVMDLVLGADNAIIIAMASRMLPARLRRQAIIWGTVGAVAVRGALAVIAVWLLMIPALQFVGGLLLFWIALKLLKQEPRSGDPAPKGRLRAGGNTVAGAIQTIVFADLLMGTDNILAIAGAANGHPGLVIFGLALSVPIIVGGSTVVLGLMDRFPAIVALGAAVVAWTAGRMIVHDHLIGGFLTASIPYVETWLPLVLVLLVLAVDWLRKRKEEAKEKDEPTPGHPAPEAERAS, from the coding sequence ATGCTTGAGACTCTGGCGGCCATAGGAAGCATAGTCGTTATGGACCTGGTTCTCGGGGCCGACAACGCCATTATTATCGCCATGGCCAGCCGCATGTTGCCTGCGCGGCTTCGCCGTCAGGCCATCATCTGGGGAACCGTGGGGGCGGTGGCCGTGCGCGGAGCCCTGGCCGTCATCGCCGTCTGGCTGTTGATGATCCCCGCCCTGCAGTTTGTCGGCGGGCTCCTGTTGTTCTGGATCGCCCTCAAGCTCTTGAAACAGGAACCGCGGTCCGGGGACCCGGCGCCGAAGGGCCGCCTACGCGCCGGTGGAAACACCGTGGCGGGCGCGATTCAGACGATCGTCTTTGCCGACCTGCTGATGGGAACTGACAACATCCTGGCCATCGCAGGCGCGGCGAACGGGCACCCGGGCCTGGTCATCTTCGGCCTGGCCCTGAGCGTTCCGATTATCGTCGGCGGCAGCACCGTTGTCCTGGGCTTGATGGACCGGTTCCCGGCCATTGTCGCTCTTGGGGCGGCGGTGGTCGCCTGGACGGCGGGCAGGATGATTGTGCACGACCACCTGATCGGCGGATTCTTGACCGCGAGCATTCCTTACGTGGAGACCTGGCTGCCGCTGGTGCTGGTGCTGCTGGTGCTTGCGGTTGACTGGCTGCGGAAACGGAAGGAAGAAGCGAAAGAGAAGGACGAACCGACCCCCGGGCATCCCGCGCCGGAAGCGGAAAGAGCCTCTTAA
- a CDS encoding cold-shock protein → MFGTVKWFNNDKGFGFIHAEDGTDVFVHYSAIQAEGFRSLEEGQSVQFDIVNSDRGPQAANVMVVR, encoded by the coding sequence GTGTTTGGTACTGTCAAGTGGTTCAATAACGATAAGGGTTTCGGGTTCATCCATGCCGAAGACGGTACAGACGTCTTCGTCCACTACTCGGCGATTCAGGCGGAGGGTTTCCGGTCCCTGGAAGAAGGCCAGAGTGTTCAGTTCGACATCGTAAACAGTGATCGTGGCCCGCAAGCGGCTAATGTAATGGTGGTCAGGTAG
- the rph gene encoding ribonuclease PH, with the protein MTRIDGREPGELRPVKMVRHYNKYAEGSVLIEMGDTRVICTASVDDKVPPFLKGTGKGWVTAEYGMLPRATEVRTLREAAKGRQGGRTLEIQRLIGRSLRAVVDLEALGERTIHLDCDVIQADGGTRTASITGAFVALTDACQKLVQAGVRPALPIKDFVAAVSVGMVDGEACLDLCYAEDSAATVDMNVVMTGGGRFVEVQGTGEEATFDRAEMDRLLELAKKGIAELVRYQKDVLGELGNRVGAYGGGE; encoded by the coding sequence ATGACACGTATCGACGGCCGGGAGCCCGGTGAACTGCGCCCCGTCAAGATGGTGCGCCACTATAACAAGTACGCCGAGGGGTCGGTACTGATCGAGATGGGTGACACGCGGGTCATCTGCACGGCCAGCGTGGACGACAAGGTGCCGCCTTTCCTCAAAGGCACCGGTAAGGGCTGGGTGACGGCGGAGTACGGCATGCTCCCCCGCGCCACCGAAGTACGAACCCTGCGTGAGGCGGCCAAGGGACGCCAGGGAGGCCGCACCCTGGAGATCCAGCGCCTCATTGGACGCTCCTTACGGGCCGTGGTGGACCTGGAGGCGCTTGGTGAGCGGACCATCCACCTGGACTGCGACGTGATCCAGGCCGACGGCGGGACGCGGACGGCGTCCATTACCGGGGCCTTTGTTGCCCTGACCGACGCCTGCCAGAAGCTGGTGCAGGCTGGGGTACGGCCCGCCTTGCCGATCAAGGACTTTGTGGCGGCCGTCAGCGTGGGGATGGTTGACGGGGAGGCGTGCCTTGACCTCTGCTATGCCGAGGACTCGGCCGCCACCGTGGACATGAACGTGGTCATGACCGGTGGGGGCCGTTTTGTAGAGGTTCAGGGAACGGGCGAGGAAGCGACGTTCGACCGGGCCGAGATGGATCGCCTGCTCGAACTCGCCAAGAAGGGCATAGCCGAGTTGGTGCGGTACCAGAAAGATGTCCTGGGCGAACTCGGGAACCGGGTCGGGGCATACGGAGGCGGGGAATAA